A region from the Sorex araneus isolate mSorAra2 chromosome 6, mSorAra2.pri, whole genome shotgun sequence genome encodes:
- the LOC101545506 gene encoding olfactory receptor 478-like, whose protein sequence is MDSLRNRNYTTITEFILLGLTDDPSLRIILFLIILCIYLVTISGNLSTITLIRVSSQLHHPMYFFLSHLAFVDIGYSSSVTPNMLVNFLVEKNTISYLGCGIQLGSVVFFGSSECFILAAMAYDRFVAICNPLLYANKMSTHICVQLLVVSYTGGLLNVFSFSASFFSLFFCGPNEVNHFFCDFAPLIELSCSDASIPALVPSVTAGSIIVVTVFIIAISYVYILITILKMRSTEGRQKAFSTCTSHLTAVTLFFGTITFIYVMPKSTFSTDQNKVVSVFYMVVIPMLNPLIYSLRNNEIKGALKRQLARKIFS, encoded by the coding sequence ATGGATTCCCTGCGGAATAGAAACTACACTACAATAACAGAGTTTATTTTACTGGGGTTAACAGATGATCCCAGTCTTCGAATCATCCTCTTCCTGATCATCCTTTGCATCTACCTGGTGACCATCTCTGGCAACCTCAGCACAATCACTCTTATCAGGGTGTCTTCTCAGCTCCATCATCCTATGTACTTTTTTCTGAGCCATTTGGCTTTCGTTGACATAGGCTATTCCTCTTCTGTCACTCCCAACATGCTTGTAAACTTCTTGGTGGAGAAAAACACAATCTCTTATCTGGGATGTGGCATCCAGCTTGGTTCAGTTGTTTTCTTTGGGTCGTCTGAGTGCTTCATTCTGGCTGCCATGGCCTATGATCGCTTTGTGGCAATCTGCAACCCACTGTTGTATGCCAACAAAATGTCCACACACATCTGTGTTCAATTACTGGTAGTGTCTTACACAGGTGGACTTCTCaatgttttttccttctctgcttcattcttttctttgttcttctgtgGACCAAATGAAGTGAAtcatttcttctgtgattttGCTCCTTTAATTGAACTCTCATGCTCTGATGCCAGTATCCCTGCATTGGTCCCCTCTGTTACCGCTGGCTCCATCATTGTGGTCACAGTGTTTATCATAGCCATCTCCTATGTCTACATCCTCATCACCATCCTGAAGATGCGCTCCACTGAGGGGCGCCagaaagccttctccacctgcaccTCCCACCTCACTGCAGTCACTCTGTTCTTTGGGACCATCACATTCATTTACGTGATGCCCAAGTCCACTTTCTCAACTGACCAGAACAAGGTGGTGTCTGTGTTCTACATGGTGGTgatccccatgctgaaccccctcATCTACAGCCTCAGGAACAACGAGATTAAAGGTGCTCTGAAGAGACAGCTTGctagaaagatattttcttag